The Bos javanicus breed banteng chromosome 11, ARS-OSU_banteng_1.0, whole genome shotgun sequence genome includes a window with the following:
- the RSAD2 gene encoding S-adenosylmethionine-dependent nucleotide dehydratase RSAD2 — protein sequence MWMLVPIAFALKLLNVFLQPLGSVWSSLGPLFLQLRAASWLAGGERSRLLQDRREAGEPGRAEGEDGGDLPTTPTSVNYHFTRQCNYKCGFCFHTAKTSFVLPLEEAKKGLLMLKEAGMEKINFSGGEPFLQDRGEYLGRLVKFCKQELQLPSVSIVSNGSLIRERWFQKYGEYLDILAISCDSFDEQVNVLIGRGQGKKNHVENLQKLRTWCKEYRVAFKINSVINRFNVDEDMKEQITALNPVRWKVFQCLIIEGENSGEDALREAERFVISDEEFEAFLDRHKDVSCLVPESNQKMRDSYLILDEYMRFLNCRNGRKDPSKSILDVGVEEAIKFSGFDEKMFLKRGGKYVWSKADLKLDW from the exons ATGTGGATGCTGGTACCCATTGCATTTGCTCTCAAGCTGCTGAATGTCTTCCTGCAGCCCCTGGGCTCTGTGTGGAGCAGCTTGGGGCCCCTGTTCCTCCAGCTCCGTGCAGCATCTTGGCTGGCAGGGGGCGAGAGGAGCCGGCTGCTCCAGGACAGGAGGGAAGCGGGGGAGCCCGGCAGGGCGGAGGGAGAGGACGGCGGCGacctgcccaccacccccaccagcgTCAATTACCACTTCACCCGCCAGTGCAACTACAAGTGTGGCTTCTGCTTCCACACAGCCAAAACGTCCTTCGTGCTGCCGCTGGAGGAGGCCAAGAAAGGTCTGCTGATGCTGAAAGAAGCAG GTATGGAGAAGATCAACTTCTCAGGCGGGGAGCCATTCCTCCAGGACCGGGGCGAGTACCTGGGCAGGCTGGTGAAGTTCTGTAAGCAGGAGCTGCAGCTGCCCAGCGTCAGCATTGTCAGCAACGGGAGCCTGATCCGCGAGAGGTGGTTCCAGAAGTACG GTGAATATTTGGACATTCTAGCCATCTCCTGTGACAGCTTTGACGAGCAGGTCAATGTCCTTATTGGCCGTGGTCAAGGAAAGAAGAACCACGTGGAAAATCTCCAGAAACTGAGGACGTGGTGTAAGGAATACAGAGTGGCCTTCAAGATAAACTCAGTCATCAATCGATTCAACGTGGACGAGGATATGAAGGAACAGATAACCGCGCTCAACCCTGTCCGCTGGAAG GTCTTCCAGTGTCTCATAATTGAGGGTGAGAACTCTGGAGAAGATGCTCTGAGAGAAGCGGAACGGTTCGTGATCAGCGACGAGGAGTTTGAAGCGTTCTTGGATCGCCACAAGGATGTGTCCTGCTTGGTGCCCGAGTCTAACCAGAAG ATGAGAGATTCCTACCTTATTCTGGATGAATAT ATGCGCTTCCTGAACTGTAGAAATGGGCGGAAGGATCCTTCCAAGTCCATCTTGGACGTGGGTGTAGAAGAAGCTATAAAATTCAGTGGCTTTGATGAGAAGATGTTTCTAAAGCGAGGAGGGAAATATGTATGGAGCAAAGCAGACCTGAAGTTAGACTGGTGA
- the CMPK2 gene encoding UMP-CMP kinase 2, mitochondrial, with translation MKRYTRARAHARVPYPGTSNTGGIIQPGAWGHRPASHCGSLSEAARRPGLCGCPSGRSWSQPARGATSRSGGGGGETEEVAPTRAPPTSRRRRRRRRRRRRRRRRFVFVSIGVPPAGSQVSFPQRPGRHREAPMTFGRHPRARRLLARLSGRRRGACARAMEPPRCFALELPGCTLAHFAVGELAPGARPDPRVAALLGPPGRSYSLSVPETGGVGARVRAARLHQHLRQQLRRGPFQRCELRRLLGYRPDGGAGALQHGFLLRDPRDSPDTRQALLELLDACPEAPRPLLAEFSGDRLCQLWQRPWERRDGRGWRQLGGERVGPAPEPALHPVVPDLPSAGVFPHREAACAVLEACTSFIPEAREVLDLVDQCPEQVQKGRFPVIVIEGLDATGKTTVTQSVSDSLKAVLLKSPPSCISQWRKIFDDEPTIIRRAFYSLGNYIVASEIAKESTKSPVVVDRYWHSTATYAIATEVSGGLQHLPPIHHPIYQWPRDLLKPDLILLLTVSPEERMQRIEGRGMEKTREEAELETNSIFRQKVEVCYQRMENPGCHVVDASPSREKVLQMVLSVIQNNCNYL, from the exons ATGAAAAGATACACACGCGCTCGCGCACACGCGCGCGTTCCGTACCCGGGCACAAGCAACACAGGAGGAATTATTCAACCGGGGGCCTGGGGCCACCGGCCCGCCTCCCATTGTGGGTCCCTATCGGAGGCGGCCCGGCGGCCGGGCCTCTGCGGTTGCCCCTCCGGCCGCTCCTGGAGTCAGCCTGCTCGCGGCGCGACCTCGCGGTCGGGCGGAGGCGGAGGCGAAACCGAGGAGGTCGCCCCAACCCGGGCCCCGCCCActtcccgccgccgccgccgccgccgccgccgccgccgccgccgccgccgccgcttcgTTTTCGTTTCCATCGGGGTGCCGCCCGCCGGTTCCCAGGTTTCGTTTCCCCAGCGTCCGGGGCGGCACCGGGAGGCGCCCATGACCTTCGGCCGCCACCCGCGAGCGCGGCGTCTGCTCGCGCGCCTATCGGGCCGGCGGCGCGGGGCCTGCGCTCGGGCCATGGAGCCGCCGCGCTGCTTCGCGCTGGAGCTGCCGGGCTGCACCTTGGCGCACTTCGCGGTGGGCGAGCTGGCCCCGGGCGCGCGCCCCGACCCCCGCGTGGCCGCCCTCCTGGGCCCCCCAGGCCGCAGCTACTCGCTGAGCGTGCCGGAGACCGGGGGCGTGGGGGCCCGGGTGCGCGCGGCCCGGCTTCATCAGCACCTGCGGCAGCAGCTGCGGCGCGGCCCCTTCCAGCGGTGCGAGCTGCGCCGGCTGCTGGGCTACCGCCCGGACGGCGGCGCCGGGGCCCTGCAGCACGGCTTCCTGCTCCGCGACCCCCGCGACAGCCCCGACACCCGGCAAGCGCTGCTGGAGCTGCTGGACGCCTGCCCCGAGGCCCCGCGCCCGCTCCTGGCTGAGTTCTCCGGGGACCGGCTCTGCCAGCTGTGGCAGCGCCCCTGGGAGCGGCGGGACGGCCGGGGCTGGCGGCAGCTGGGCGGCGAGCGCGTGGGGCCCGCGCCGGAGCCCGCGCTGCACCCGGTGGTGCCCGACCTGCCCAGCGCGGGGGTCTTCCCGCACCGGGAGGCCGCCTGCGCCGTCTTGGAGGCG TGCACGTCCTTCATTCCTGAAGCCCGAGAGGTGCTCGACCTGGTGGACCAGTGCCCAGAGCAGGTCCAGAAGGGGAGGTTCCCCGTCATTGTCATTGAGGGCCTGGATGCCACAG GTAAAACCACCGTGACCCAGTCAGTTTCAGATTCACTCAAGGCTGTTCTCTTGAAGTCACCACCCTCTTGCATCAGCCAGTGGAGGAAAATCTTTGATGATGAACCAACTATCATTAGAAGAGCTTTTTACTCTTTGGGCAATTATATCGTGGCTTCTGAAATAGCTAAAGAATCTACCAAATCGCCTGTGGTTGTCGACAG GTACTGGCATAGCACGGCCACCTATGCCATAGCCACTGAGGTGAGTGGGGGCCTCCAGCACCTGCCCCCCATCCATCACCCTATATACCAGTGGCCCAGGGACCTGCTCAAACCCGACCTGATTCTGCTGCTCACCGTGAGCCCCGAGGAGAGGATGCAGAGGATTGAGGGCCGAGGCATGGAGAAGACCAGAGAGGAGGCTGAGCTGGAGACCAACAGCATATTTCGTCAAAA GGTAGAAGTGTGCTACCAGCGGATGGAGAACCCCGGCTGCCACGTGGTGGATGCCAGCCCGTCACGAGAAAAGGTCCTCCAGATGGTGTTAAGTGTAATCCAAAATAATTGCAATTACTTGTAG